A single Acropora palmata chromosome 5, jaAcrPala1.3, whole genome shotgun sequence DNA region contains:
- the LOC141882425 gene encoding uncharacterized protein LOC141882425 → MSELLVRDLTFSAHQLIEEYLRPPNPGRDWRTLADKMGYTNQKIVYLESFTSTDRGPVFHLIKDYESNEKTVSELLSLLEEMERKDLIEELQGPIEESKRRKGGRQPCANTQGPPKTLCEEYDVFLCYAPPDKPFADEVLRKLEQWPYRFKVCIDYRDFLPGSGCNQLELSAKAIEQKCKKVLVIMSENLTNYAVTDFQAKVALSLSPVARTRILIPIKYKPCTVPPWLRHLFYLDYTTEEARLHFWKKLLMSLGYKDILEETGTETDSPVLRAYGLVCATHSTKLRSRSEEEMEISRRKRLVRRITERLKRKPKKDRHKMPEQNLPEFPVQSQNRELTGDLTSVEETSPDDTKATEAEVEMVTSNEKLMKDLPPEGRKTLVELLQPLKPFGKDYRGLADCLGFDAQFIYWLESTNEPVVTLLTHIESIKITEVISHLEKMGRQDAAEDLRQFEELTHSPGELEEHKKRIGDTEDTPTSCKRYDAFVCFATRDKQFLKKLVTTMEAQPYNLRLCYPERDFLGGGCYLENAALAIEQRCKKFVVLLSKNYDGSDGAVYESHIAITLEPGAQQQRIIPILLEDEYRKTIPKPMAHLTYLDYPRWQENIPKFWEKLAVSLGWNQSQRSCKTVLPSSNLCIRCTPPRRPSKFIFGVRFRFGKKKKKEIMLKRT, encoded by the exons ATGAGTGAGCTGTTGGTAAGAGATTTAACATTCAGTGCTCATCAGCTGATTGAGGAATATCTACGACCGCCAAATCCTGGACGAGATTGGAGGACGCTAGCGGACAAAATGGGCTACACTAACCAGAAGATAGTATACCTTGAGAGCTTTACCAGTACTGATCGTGGCCCAGTGTTTCATTTGATAAAGGATTATGAGAGCAATGAAAAAACAGTTTCGGAGCTTTTATCTCTATTGGAAGAGATGGAACGAAAAGATTTGATTGAAGAGCTTCAAGGGCCTATAG AAGAATCCAAGAGAAGAAAAGGGGGGAGGCAACCATGTGCTA ATACACAAGGTCCTCCTAAAACAT TATGCGAAGAGTATGATGTCTTCCTCTGCTATGCACCTCCTGAcaaaccatttgctgatgaagTGCTGAGAAAACTTGAGCAATGGCCTTACCGTTTTAAAGTCTGCATTGACTATCGAGATTTTTTGCCTGGCAGTGGGTGCAATCAGTTGGAATTGTCAGCAAAAGCAATTGAGCAGAAATGCAAGAAGGTGTTGGTAATCATGTCAGAGAACTTAACCAACTATGCTGTCACAGACTTCCAGGCAAAAGTTGCATTGAGTCTGTCTCCAG TTGCCAGAACAAGGATTCTGATTCCAATAAAGTATAAGCCTTGCACAGTTCCACCTTGGCTGAGACATTTGTTTTACCTTGACTACACTACAGAAGAAGCACGGTTACATTTCTGGAAGAAGCTTTTAATGTCACTGGGCTACAAGGACA TTCTTGAGGAGACAGGCACAGAAACAGATTCTCCTGTTCTAAGGGCATACGGTCTTGTGTGTGCAACTCACAGCACTAAGCTTCGTAGCAGGTCGGAAGAAGA gATGGAAATTTCAAGGAGGAAGAGGCTTGTTAGAAGGATCACAGAACGCCTTAAAAGGAAACCAAAAAAGGACAGACATAAAATGCCAGAGCAGAATCTCCCAGAATTCCCAGTACAAAGCCAAAACCGAGAATTAACCGGAGATCTTACATCTGTGGAAGAAACTTCTCCTGACGATACCAAAGCAACGGAAG CAGAAGTTGAAATGGTGACCAGCAATGAGAAGCTTATGAAGGACTTACCTCCTGAAGGTAGAAAGACTCTGGTGGAGTTACTACAACCATTGAAACCATTTGGGAAGGACTATAGAGGACTTGCAGACTGCCTAGGTTTTGATGCGCAATTTATTTACTGGCTTGAAAGCACAAATGAACCGGTCGTGACATTACTAACCCATATTGAAAGCATTAAGATTACAGAGGTGATTTCACATTTAGAGAAAATGGGGAGACAGGATGCAGCAGAGGATCTTCGTCAATTTGaag agtTAACTCATTCTCCTGGTGAATTGGAAGAACACAAGAAAAGAATTG GTGACACTGAAGACACGCCGACTT CATGCAAAAGATACGATGCCTTTGTTTGTTTCGCTACACGAGACaaacagtttttgaaaaaGCTTGTCACAACAATGGAAGCACAACCCTATAATCTACGTCTTTGCTACCCTGAGCGTGACTTCCTGGGAGGTGGTTGCTACCTTGAAAATGCTGCTCTTGCTATTGAACAGAGGTGCAAAAAatttgttgttcttctgtCCAAGAACTATGATGGTAGTGACGGAGCTGTTTATGAGTCACACATTGCAATTACCCTAGAACCGG GAGCACAACAACAGCGCATTATCCCAATTCTTTTGGAAGACGAGTACCGCAAAACCATTCCAAAGCCAATGGCTCATCTTACCTATCTTGATTATCCTCGATGGCAAGAGAACATTCCCAAATTCTGGGAGAAATTAGCAGTGTCCCTGGGATGGAACCAGAGTCAGAGGTCATGTAAAACAG TGCTCCCATCATCAAATTTGTGCATCAGATGTACTCCACCAAGACGGCCATCAAAGTTCATCTTTGGAGTTCGCTTCAGATTtggcaagaaaaagaagaaggaaatcATGTTGAAGCGTACATGA